In a genomic window of Gossypium arboreum isolate Shixiya-1 chromosome 9, ASM2569848v2, whole genome shotgun sequence:
- the LOC108454113 gene encoding sorbitol dehydrogenase, which produces MGKGGKSHEETKSGEDENMAAWLVGLNTLKIQPFKLPPLGPHDARVRMKAVGICGSDVHYLKTMRCADFVVKEPMVIGHECAGIIEEVGSEVKNLVPGDRVALEPGISCWRCDLCKDGRYNLCPEMKFFATPPVHGSLAHQVVHPADLCFKLPDNVSLEEGAMCEPLSVGVHACRRANIGPETNVLVMGAGPIGLVTMMAARAFGAPRIVIVDVDDNRLSVAKNLGADGIVKVSTDMQDVAEEVERICKAMGGGVDVSFDCAGFNKTMSTALSATRAGGKVCLVGMGHHEMTVPLTPAATREVDVIGIFRYRNTWPLCIEFLRSGKIDVKPLITHRFGFSQKEVEEAFETSAGGGSAIKVMFNL; this is translated from the exons ATGGGTAAAGGAGGGAAATCTCACGAAGAAACCAAAAGTGGAGAAGATGAAAACATGGCTGCTTGGCTTGTGGGTCTCAACACCCTCAAGATTCAACCATTCAAGCTCCCTCCATTGG GACCCCATGATGCCAGAGTTAGGATGAAGGCTGTTGGTATCTGTGGAAGTGATGTTCACTACCTAAAG ACAATGAGGTGTGCTGATTTTGTGGTGAAAGAACCAATGGTGATTGGGCATGAGTGTGCTGGAATCATAGAGGAGGTTGGGAGTGAAGTCAAGAATTTAGTGCCAGGAGACCGTGTGGCTTTGGAACCGGGGATCAGTTGCTGGCGATGTGATCTTTGCAAGGATGGTCGATACAATCTATGCCCTGAAATGAAGTTTTTTGCCACTCCACCAGTTCATGGTTCTCTTGCCCATCAG GTTGTGCATCCTGCAGATTTGTGTTTCAAACTGCCAGACAATGTGAGCTTGGAAGAAGGGGCCATGTGCGAGCCCTTGAGTGTGGGGGTTCATGCTTGTCGCCGAGCTAATATCGGCCCTGAGACAAACGTGTTGGTTATGGGGGCGGGACCTATAGGTCTTGTTACAATGATGGCAGCTCGTGCTTTTGGGGCACCTAGGATCGTCATTGTAGATGTAGATGATAATCGCCTATCTGTTGCTAAGAATCTTGGTGCTGATGGGATTGTTAAAGTTTCAACTGATATGCAG GACGTAGCTGAAGAAGTTGAAAGAATATGTAAAGCAATGGGAGGAGGAGTGGATGTAAGCTTTGACTGTGCAGGCTTTAACAAAACAATGTCAACTGCTCTGAGTGCCACTCGTGCTGGTGGCAAGGTCTGCCTTGTGGGAATGGGCCATCATGAGATGACTGTTCCGCTTACTCCAGCTGCTACAAG GGAGGTAGATGTGATCGGAATCTTCCGGTATAGGAATACATGGCCTTTGTGCATCGAGTTTCTAAGAAGTGGGAAGATTGATGTGAAGCCTCTGATAACCCACAGGTTTGGGTTTTCACAGAAAGAAGTGGAAGAAGCTTTTGAAACCAGTGCTGGTGGCGGCAGTGCCATTAAGGTCATGTTTAATCTGTGA